A region of the candidate division KSB1 bacterium genome:
TCAATAGTTTTTGTAAGACCTTCTCTCAATCCCACTTTAGACTCCCATCCAAGTTCTCTCTTTGCCTTGCTTATATCAGGACATCTAACATGAGGATCATCTATAGGCAATTTTTTGAATATGATATTACTCTTACTTTTTGTTAATTTTTTTATAAGTTCTGCAATCTCTTTTATTGTATGCTCATCAGGATTTCCTAAATTTACAGGGTCATTTATATTAGACATCATTAAATTATAGATTCCATTTATTAAATCCTCAATGTAGCAGAAGCTTCTTGTCTGTTTTCCATCCCCATAAACAGTAATGGGCTTATTGTTCAATGCCTGATTTATAAAATTTGGAACCGCTCTTCCGTCATTTTTTCTCATCCTCGGGCCATAAGTGTTAAAGATCCTAGCTATTCTAACATCAATTTTATGTATCCTATGATAAGCCATGACAAGCGCTTCTGAAAATCTTTTTGCTTCATCATAACAGCCCCTAGGGCCCACAGGATTGACATTGCCCCAATAG
Encoded here:
- a CDS encoding GDP-mannose 4,6-dehydratase; the protein is YWGNVNPVGPRGCYDEAKRFSEALVMAYHRIHKIDVRIARIFNTYGPRMRKNDGRAVPNFINQALNNKPITVYGDGKQTRSFCYIEDLINGIYNLMMSNINDPVNLGNPDEHTIKEIAELIKKLTKSKSNIIFKKLPIDDPHVRCPDISKAKRELGWESKVGLREGLTKTIEWFKNN